The window ATTCATGAGATGCCTAATTCGATATATATATATATATATGCAATGGAGGTCAATCACTTCCTTCATCATCAGGTGATTCTTCGAATTGCTGATGCATCCACCAACCTCGCAATCTACTAGCATTAGCAACAACCATCTATTCTTATTTTACGTACTTTGTCAAATCAAACCATGTTTATATTCTATCTCCAGGCCACCTTTCAATACAATGCTGGCTGGCCTCGCTAGCTATATATTCACCTTTTGCTTCGAGATATATGCTTGCCAATTTGGCATGAACGATTCAGGGGTCGAATTTTTTGCATGTCTTTTACGTACACAAAATATTTGTACCATTATATGCATGTATGTATGTATGGATTGGAATTTGGAATAGAATAGTACCTAGAATAGTACGTAGTAATATTGTTATGATATAGGTAGGTGCTGTCGATCAAAGGTGTTTCCCATCTCAGTCACCAGGAGGAGTGACAATTGTGGTGTTGAGAACCACAAACATTACTGGAATATGTTCTTTGGACTACTATCGATCGACGATAACACGCAAGCAATATGGTGGTGGTTCATTTGCCATATTGCATATATGCACTTCATTCTTCTTGTCCTCGATCGCTCGCTATTAGATCATAATATATATGGAGGGAAATTAATATACATGTACATAAAATACGCAATAACCAACAATCTTTGTGTTGCGGAGACTATATATAGTGCGAACCAATTCATCCATCTCATTAAACAAACAGAAATGCTTATTGGTACGTGCGTGGATACATTTTGGCTACGACGCATCAGCTGGCTTTGCTAGCTATCAATGATATTGGAGTGGCATGGAGTCCCAATCAAAACATTAATACGAATATATATCAGAAAACTAATCAAAGTTTATATATCTATTCGAATGGATGATAAGTATGTCTTACCTGGAAAAGGTTAACTACCACTTCTGTCTTCGATCTGGGCAGACGGCTCTTGGTTTAGGGTTTCAGCCAGAAGGGAATATTTCATCACCAACTCAACTCAACTTAACTTTAATTACTCAATCGATCAACAGTTATAAATCGAAATGTCAAGTTGTCAACCACGTACACACCCAGTCACCAACAAGGAAAAATAATTATCGGGCACTGCTAGCTTCAACCAAGAGTCCAAGACCAGGCCTCGATCGATCTTCATCCTTCAATGGTGTTAATTATATTTATATACAGATGCATCATTTTCTTTCAAAAGATCACTTATATCACTCGACTAGTACTTGTATATATGTGCGTAAAATTATATATTGACAAGTACATAAAGGTAAAGACAGACGGTATTAGAAATAACAGTGAATTAGCACTTATTCTATCAAACTAAGTTTCGCTTTGATTTATTAATTGGTAATTAAGCATGCAGACATGTTTAGTCATATAAACTTGCATGGCGATGAAAAACTGAGGCGTTCTTTTGGACTGAACCTTTCCTCTTTTCCTATTTTAACCATCTAATTAACTAGCTTTATACCAGGTCCTTTTCGATCTTTACGACTTCATAGAGTAACCTTGTTCCAACATTCCAACTTAAGTAGCTTGTTTACGACGTACTTTATCAAACAAACAACCACAACAATGAAACCAAGGCCAGGAGAAATGAAAAGTAAACCAAACTTTTTTGTATGATGGATCATGGATGACTAAGCAAATCACCACATAAGCATTGTTACATGTTATTGATTTGATAAATGAGTATCTAATTAGATATACAATTACATGTTTATATCTATTGTGGAAGTCCTTGCAATTGACACGACAATTTGTACACTTCTTTTATGAACCTGTGGGGTTGTAATCGATTTCATTCATCAAGATCGATCTTATATATCAAATAGATGAAAAAGGATAGAAGCCAATGGAGAAAAGAACTAATTAAAGAACAATTCCTCGAATGAAAAGCAAATTGATCGATCACAGAAGACAAAAACCCTTGTGATTTAATTAACATATATTGATGGACCAAAATTGTCGAGCTATATCATGACCACGAAAGTGAATGAATATCGTAAGTATAAACAGAAACCCTTATTCCTTGGCTATACATGATATATGGATCACATCTGGTTCACACAACACACCAAGTCTATCTTAGCTTGTTGTTGCTCAACTTAGTTTAGTGGCATTGGTGCCACAAGTACATATATATAATTGGATCATTCAAATGGAACCTTTACACTACGTTTACAATTAGGATTAGAGAAAAGAGCAAAACCTAAACCATCCAATTAATCGCCAAAGGAGGAAACACCAATAACTATCTCCACCATGAGAACTCAATGCGTGCCACAATAAGCATGTCTCACATCCCATCAATCCATCGAGAGCACATACAGATTTGTGGGTAAGTGATCGATTCAACTTAAGTTCATTAAACAAAGACTTGAATTTAAGCTAGGCCTGATTACCTGGGAAAAAAAAGGTGGAACATATTCCATATGCTCATCAATGGAGAGCGTATATGTGTTGTGGATGGTGAAATTGTAATTGATATGTGCTTGCCAATATTACCACATAATTGGTATCTATGTTTTGAGCTTTCAATTATGCATGCAAATTGTCATATTATTGCAGCATCACCTGAAAACAATTTTATGTCTGAATAAATCCGCTTCTGAATTCTACAAGACGACAAAAAGCTATGTATAAGTGACCAATTTGGCAATAACAAAAAATAATAAACCAATTTGCACAGGTGGGTGGAACAAATGCTGTACTTCGATCGTTCCTTATATTCTATAAATAAAAAGATCAATATATGCTGACCATTTATATCACAAGCTCGATCATTATGTGAAAGCAACTTCACAATCTGAGGCACTCACAGGTGCAAAACTAAATGCATGTCAAGAATCCACGGCATATATCGAATACCATATACTGATATACACCCCCTCAATTACCTCAGCTCTCTATCTCATTCTGCAAACCACATAATCAGTGGAGCACTAATCACATAGTCTAGAGAACTTTTGATAGAACTATTTCGTCATCAATAATATATATTTGATAAAGAGCAATTTACCAAGTGTTTCAACAAAAGTTATCAATTTACTAAGTGTTTCAACAAAAGGTTCTAAAGGACGTTAAATTAAGGATTAATTTCAGTTTACCCTCATGAGGTTTGGGATTAATATCGTTTCATTCCCCATACTTTTAATTTTGAAAATTTACCCCCTAAAGTCTCAAATTTTCATAAATCAGATACAATTACTAAAATTTCGTCCAATTTGGAGTCAAATGACATGAAATCTTATGAAAAAAAAGTTCTAAAAAACAAATTAAGTTGTTATAAGACTATTGTAGTCCTTTTAGTGAGTTATAAAATCAAAACTAATGTCCGAATTAGACAAAATTTCATTAATTGGGCATGATTTATGAAAATTGAAAACTTTAGAGGGTAATTTTTCAAAATAAAAAGTATGGGGAGTGAAATGATGTTAACCTTAAACCTCAGTGGTGTAAACTAAAATTAATCCTCAAATTAACATCCAAAATTTTGAGATTCAGGGACCTGCAAGGTAAATTTTGCACGCTTGATTATGGTTCAGCTAATCAAATTTAGAGTTTGTGTGCAAGAGGCCACTTAGTAGAGACTGCTCGAGGATTAACCCTAAATCTAATACGTTAGTTTTTACCCTAAACCATTACATCATTTTTCCAATAACATCGATCCCTCCTAAAAGAAAGAAAAACAGAATAAACCAGAGAAAAGAACAAAGTTCGCTTTGTCCCTGCATTCACAGCACGTACGCATATATAAATACCCAACTCCGATCATGAACATAGTCAAATAGCTATAGTGCTTCTAATCCTTTTGCAGAACTAGCTAGTAGCAATACATTGGTAGTGCTTTGAAGCTGTTTAGATAGTAAATCATGATAGGATGGGAAGATGTTTACAAGGTGGTGGTAGCCATGGTACCACTCTACTTTGCACTCATTTTAGGGTTTGGCTCCGTCAGGTGGTGGGGAATCTTCACTCCTGAGCAGTGCGGCGCTATCAACCGCTTCGTCTGCTTCTTCACCCTCCCACTCTTCACCTTCGAGTTCACCGCTCACGTCGATCCTTTCGAGTGGAACTACCGCTTCATCGCGGCGGATGCCATTTCCAAGCTCATCATCGTGGTTGTGCTAGCGTTTTGGGCAAAGTGTAGTAGCAAGGGAAGCTATAGTTGGTCAATAACAAGCTTCTCTCTCTGCACTTTAACTAATTCACTTGTCGTTGGAGTTCCCCTGATGAAAGCCATGTACGGCCCGATGGCTGTTGATCTTGTAGTTCAATCTTCGGTGGTGCAAGCTATCATATGGCTCACCGTGCTTCTGTTCGTCTTGGAATTCCGACGGACGGGGCTAGACATCTCGAGTAATGATACAAGGGTTCAATCAGTTGAACTTCAAGGCGTGAAAGATGTAGAGGGCCTGAACCAGAGCACTGTGGCCAATTCACCTTCTTATTATTACTGGAGTTTGCTGAAGGGTGTGTGGCTCAAACTTGGGATGAATCCCAACTCTTATGCCGTTTTCATTGGAATTGCTTGGGCTTTTATAGCAAACAGGTAAAAATATACATGCACGGACTGAACATAGCTAGATAATAGATTATTACTAATTTACTAGGATACTGATATTTTTGTTGTCGTTTAACAGATAATATATTACAAACTGACTTGTGAATAATTGCAGGTGGCATATTGAGTTGCCAAGCATTATGGAGGGATCTGTTTTGATCATGTCCAAGGCTGGTACCGGAACTGCCATGTTTAGCATGGGTGAGTACTACAACTACTAAACTCGATCACCCCCGATAACATTTTATTTTTGGTCTCTAACTATCGACTCACTTTGCACTTTGAAGTCAATATATTATTATTTCTAGATCATTCACGAACTAGTGCCTGGTGAGCTTCTCGCTAATTAATTAACAAATTAAAACATAAAATGTTCTTATAAATTTGTTTACATGATTGTGGGTGTAGGTATCTTCATGGCACTGCAAGAGAAATTCGTAGCTTGTGGAACAAGCCTAACGATAATAGGGATGGTTTTGAGGTTCATTGCCGGACCGGCAGCCATGGCTATCGGATGTATCGCTGTTGGCTTGCATGGTGATGTTTTACGTGTCGCCATCATTCAGGTAATTCTAACCAAATCGATCATATATATGATGAGTTCGTTTGTCTTTCAATCTATCATATCTAAAATTATAACAACATACATCTCATCACTTTTCATGGAATATATGTCATTCCATTCCGTTCCATGACCTAAAAATGTGGTGGTGATTCCATTCCATGAGCTGCCAAGCAAATTAGGTGGCTAAGCTAAGCTGTATATACAGATGGTCTATAGTACCAATAATATATATATATATATATATATATATATATATTTATATATGTGTGTGTGTGTGGCTTTCATGAAGAGTGCTATTGCATGCCTAGCCTGGTACTCGATCACTGTTGAGCATGAAGAGAAGCAGAAAATCCATGAGAAACATTTTGTATGGAATATTTCGAGAACATATTAGAGTCTAGAGAAAAAAAATATACAAGCTTGAGCCATTGTGGTTTTAAAGTTTGGGAAATTATTAATTGGATACGTAGGATCCGACTAGCTCTCAACATGCAGCACACAGTTTTTAAAAATGGTGATAACTTTCTTGTTGGCCAAACAACAACAAAATTAATTCAATCCCACTATAACTTCGTGCCTAGTCACTAATGTTATATCTGATGAAATGCACATTGGTGCTTAGATAAATTAGTATACATGTTTTGTTTACGTACATCACTTTTATATAGGTTGTTGCTAATTAATTAATGAATTTTGCAGGCAGCATTG of the Fragaria vesca subsp. vesca linkage group LG6, FraVesHawaii_1.0, whole genome shotgun sequence genome contains:
- the LOC101310908 gene encoding putative auxin efflux carrier component 8-like, which produces MIGWEDVYKVVVAMVPLYFALILGFGSVRWWGIFTPEQCGAINRFVCFFTLPLFTFEFTAHVDPFEWNYRFIAADAISKLIIVVVLAFWAKCSSKGSYSWSITSFSLCTLTNSLVVGVPLMKAMYGPMAVDLVVQSSVVQAIIWLTVLLFVLEFRRTGLDISSNDTRVQSVELQGVKDVEGLNQSTVANSPSYYYWSLLKGVWLKLGMNPNSYAVFIGIAWAFIANRWHIELPSIMEGSVLIMSKAGTGTAMFSMGIFMALQEKFVACGTSLTIIGMVLRFIAGPAAMAIGCIAVGLHGDVLRVAIIQAALPQSITSFIFAKEYGLHADVLSTAVIFGMLVSLPVLIGYYAVLEFVH